One window from the genome of Cryptomeria japonica chromosome 6, Sugi_1.0, whole genome shotgun sequence encodes:
- the LOC131062615 gene encoding zinc finger CCCH domain-containing protein 19, with the protein MEEEAQKRYTDCVYFLASPLTCKKGIECEYRHSENARINPRHCWYWLNGNCLNPHCAFRHPPLEVHSPGSVNESSPASGNTSKTRVPCYFFFQGYCVKGDKCSYMHGTPFGGNSGVSASQKTTKVNGTGTEPQSVEKKDTNGSDNATAKLAPVRSTTTEGQLPTEPKCISEVGPPLYNENTDQHTPELSLPDLEYPLESLPEDPPVNDINFGTRSEIHQDQPTDDWLENDMESDEWLEESSPGFDVLVDDGPEQLGYQDDGDYLSNFDMEPGREPFLLRERLIPATDELAQFDYEGMHEELGYFEGGSQFAHMTYDQCEELAHERSYGHVNQHKRKSFEDRDLDVAVLSERRGLPIEKYSCRIEKADLRHRLGKYRRADRTQIGCKFPRRSHSGGRAADFHHGCRQQGNEQIYPDTVAVRHQGSRSKNVRTRFRMLSAIDSFPRESFNNTEPDFEQSPENFLSRSSVARQGSIEHFRGGHKEKDRGRIHVGAGAQLESSGFRKHATKIDLGKNDTDFARPKTLEQIKEAKRKAALLNNGPKICDANDERQNSEQSAVCGSQFVALKSQVGNNLPGEERKINLGKVIVNESIKLQSFEGPKPLSALLKAKQKSSDSPAGKLLSKGKGEFSQKSELNGNSKTSEIGGKSTVLSLHSQKEEEEGGFEQGRKETCAPISDVLENKSSCLSTKFELGNSPFQSSGVPVITENDRRENLSVNVAINSFTAKEDTSMQPLKIENGNKRFDHKTEPNGDDFDIEDDEDDDFAKQLGGFFA; encoded by the coding sequence CCACTTGAAGTTCATTCACCAGGGTCAGTGAATGAGTCATCACCAGCATCTGGGAACACAAGCAAGACTAGAGTTCCTTGCTATTTTTTTTTCCAGGGATACTGTGTGAAGGGTGATAAATGCTCTTATATGCATGGTACACCTTTTGGAGGCAATTCAGGTGTTTCAGCTTCACAAAAGACCACAAAGGTGAATGGTACAGGCACAGAACCTCAATCAGTGGAAAAGAAAGATACCAATGGATCTGATAATGCCACGGCTAAACTTGCACCTGTAAGAAGCACAACTACAGAAGGGCAGTTGCCAACTGAGCCTAAATGTATTTCAGAAGTTGGACCTCCACTTTATAACGAAAATACAGATCAGCACACTCCAGAACTTTCTTTGCCTGACCTTGAATATCCGCTTGAAAGTTTACCAGAAGATCCTCCAGTTAATGACATTAATTTTGGCACAAGGTCTGAGATTCACCAGGACCAGCCTACAGATGACTGGCTGGAAAACGATATGGAGAGTGACGAGTGGTTGGAGGAGTCATCACCTGGATTTGATGTATTGGTAGATGATGGACCTGAGCAGCTTGGTTACCAGGATGATGGTGATTACCTCTCAAACTTTGATATGGAGCCAGGAAGAGAACCATTTCTTCTTCGAGAAAGACTAATACCAGCAACAGATGAATTGGCACAGTTTGATTATGAAGGCATGCACGAAGAGTTGGGTTATTTTGAAGGTGGAAGCCAGTTTGCTCACATGACATATGATCAATGTGAAGAACTGGCCCATGAACGTTCTTATGGTCATGTTAACCAGCATAAGCGGAAGAGTTTTGAAGACAGAGATCTGGATGTGGCAGTTTTGTCTGAAAGGAGAGGTTTGCCTATAGAAAAGTATTCTTGTAGGATTGAAAAGGCAGATCTGCGTCACCGTCTCGGTAAGTACAGGAGGGCTGATAGAACACAAATAGGTTGCAAATTCCCAAGGAGATCACATTCAGGTGGTAGGGCTGCTGATTTTCATCATGGGTGCAGGCAACAGGGCAATGAACAAATATATCCTGATACAGTTGCTGTGCGCCATCAAGGTTCAAGAAGTAAAAATGTGCGAACACGCTTCAGGATGCTGTCAGCCATTGACAGTTTCCCTAGAGAGTCATTCAATAATACAGAACCTGACTTTGAACAAAGTCCTGAAAATTTTCTGTCAAGAAGCTCAGTAGCCAGGCAAGGTTCAATTGAGCACTTTAGGGGCGGACATAAGGAAAAGGATAGAGGTAGGATTCATGTGGGTGCTGGTGCCCAGTTAGAATCAAGTGGCTTCAGAAAACATGCCACCAAAATTGATCTAGGAAAGAATGATACGGATTTTGCCAGGCCAAAAACtcttgaacaaataaaggaagcgAAGAGAAAGGCAGCTTTGCTGAATAATGGACCTAAAATTTGTGACGCTAATGATGAAAGACAAAATTCTGAACAATCTGCAGTATGTGGTTCACAATTTGTTGCTTTGAAGAGTCAAGTTGGAAATAATCTTCCAGGTGAGGAAAGGAAAATAAACTTGGGCAAAGTAATTGTCAATGAATCAATTAAGTTACAATCATTTGAGGGTCCAAAGCCTTTAAGTGCTCTTCTCAAAGCAAAGCAAAAGTCGAGTGATAGTCCTGCAGGAAAATTGCTTTCAAAAGGTAAAGGAGAATTCAGTCAGAAATCAGAGTTGAATGGAAACTCCAAAACTTCAGAAATAGGTGGGAAGTCAACTGTTCTGTCATTGCATTCCCaaaaagaggaggaagaagggGGTTTTGAGCAGGGGCGGAAAGAGACATGTGCACCGATTTCGGATGTTTTGGAGAATAAATCTTCCTGTCTCTCTACGAAGTTTGAATTAGGCAACTCGCCATTCCAGAGTAGTGGAGTGCCAGTGATTACAGAGAATGATAGAAGGGAAAATTTGAGTGTAAATGTAGCAATTAACAGCTTTACAGCTAAAGAAGATACATCCATGCAGCCTCTTAAAATTGAGAATGGAAACAAGCGTTTTGACCATAAGACAGAGCCAAATGGAGATGATTTTGATATTGAGGACGACGAGGATGATGATTTTGCTAAACAGCTTGGCGGCTTTTTTGCCTAA